Within the Synergistaceae bacterium genome, the region TTTAGGGAGCCTTGCCAAGCGTTACGGTGTGTGGTTCACAGGAGGCAGCGTTCTAGCGTCGGTCAAAACGCCGTCAGGCACGAGCGGTTACGCTAACCGTGGACAAGTTATCTCACCCGACGGAAAGCTGGCGCGAAACTATGACAAGGCCCACCTTATCCGACTGATGGAAGAGGACAAATATTTTATCGCGGGGCGCGAGCCGTCACTATTTGAACTCCACACGTCCGACGGGATAGGCGGAACAGGGGTGAAAGCCGGCAACGTGACCTGTTACGACATCCGCTTCTGTGAGTGGCTGAGAGGATACGCGCTGAAGGGCGTAGAGGTTCTCTTCGTCGCGTCGCAGTGGCCGGCTGCCCGCGCGTCGCATTGGAACGCGCTTCTAAGGGCTCGCGCCATCGAGAATCAAATGTTCGTCGTCGCCTGCAACCGCGCAGGAACCTCCGACGGAACCGCTTTCGGTGGGGAATCCGCCGTCATTGACCCCTACGGAGAGCTTCTCTTCAAGGCCGGCAAAGAAGAAGAGGCTGCCTTCACCGTTATCGAAACCTCCAGAGCGTCTGAGTTCCGCAAGTTCTTGACCGTCTTCGACGACCGAGTGCCCGAAATCTACAAGGGACTTCTATAGACTAGACTGTAGAAGTCCCTTTATCATAGAAATTTTTATTGCTGATTCTCCAGTCTACGCTCTCTTACGCTTTCTTATTATCCCTTATGTTTCCTCACGTTTCCTTATGCTCTTTGATGCTTTCTCATTATTACTTATTATTCCTTAGGAATTTATTATGCTTTCTTAGGATTTATTACGCTTTCGGCTTGAATTTTTTGCCCAGGGCGTCAGCCGCTAACAGACCGTAATAAACCTCTTCGGGCGTCACCGTGACGGTGAGATTGCCCATGGTGTCACTGGGAGCGCAGGCGAGTTTTGCCGCTTCCTTCAGTTTCTCGTGATCGATGGTCTGGATGCCCAGATCCGCCAGGGTCACGGGGAGTCCCACCGAAACGCAGAAGCGGACGACGGCCTCGATCTCGCTTTCGGGATAGTCTTCCAGAACAAGCTGAGTGAGTGTGCCGAACGCGACTTTCTCACCGTGATAATAGGCATGGGTCTCGTGAATGGCGGTTAGGCCGTTGTGAATGGCGTGGGCTCCAGCCAACCCGCCGCTCTCGAAGCCGAGTCCCGAAAGAAGCGTATTGGCCTCGATGATGTTCTCCAGCGCTGTAGTTCTCGCGCCTGCCTCGACGGCGAGCTTCGCCTTCAAGCCCTGTTTGAAGAGCGTGTCGAGGCACAGCTTGGCAAGAGCCAGAGCCGCCATGGACGCTTTACCCCCCACGCAGTTGTCCGCTTCTTTTTGCGCGGCGGACTTGGCCTCGAAATATGTGGCCAGCGCGTCGCCCATGCCGGACACCAACAGCCGCGCCGGAGCCTTGGCAATGATATCCGAGTCCACCAAAATCACGTTAGGGTTCGCGGGCAGGAACAAGTAGGACTCGAAAACCCCCTCCGGAGTATACAGAACAGACAGGGCGCTACACGGGGCGTCCGTCGCGGCTATCGTGGGAACGATCACCACGGGCAGCTTCGAGTAAAAACCAGTCGCTTTCGCCGTGTCAAGCAGTTTTCCTCCTCCAACACCCACGATGACGTCGGCTTTATTCTCGGTGGCGGCCGCCTTGACGCGGTCAACTTCATTCCGGCTGCACTCTCCATTGAACTCGATGAACGCGTATTCAAGGGATTTCGCCTTCAATCCCTTTTCGATATCTCCACCCACCCGCCCGATGCCTGATTTGGTGATGAGAATGAGCGCTTTCTTTCCGAGCTTTTCAAAATAATCCCCCAGTTGCTCGATAGCTCCAGGTCCCTGAATATAGCGGCTAGGACTCGCTAAAACCTTAATCATAATTTCCCCTCCTTATAATAATTAATAGTGATTGATCATAATTAATAAGAATTGATGGTGATTGATAACAATTAATCATAATTAATAATAATCGATCACGATTGATAGCGATTAATTATGACTAATAATAATTTAATCATGATTAGTATCGATTTATCATTATTAATAGTCATTTATCATGATTAATCATAATTGATTATGATTAATGATCGAAATTAAAACGCTTCTTTATAGAGAGCGAGCAAGTCAGCCTCCGTGACGCTCCGTGGGTTGCCAGGGGTGCAGACGTCCTGGAACGCGGCGGCGGCCAGCGCGGGAAGGTCTTCCTCCTTCACTCCCAGCTCACGCAGCTTCTCCGGCACACCCACATCGAGTGAGAGCTGACGCACGGCCGCGACGGTAGCCTCCCGCGCCTCCTCCAGGGACATCTCGTCGATTCCGAGCACGTTTATAGCGCGTCCGATCTCCCGGAACTTTTCACCGCAGGCGGGCGCGTTGAAAGCCATCACATAGGGAAGCAGGAGCGCGTTGGCAACGCCGTGGGGAATGTCGTAAAATCCCCCCAGTGGGTGTCCCATGCCGTGAACCGCGCCAAGTCCCACGTTTGAATACCCCATCCCGGCGACATACTGCCCTAGGGCCATTTGTTCGGCCGCCTTGGGATTGTTGTCGAGGACGGAAGCTCGGAGATTGGCCGCAATGAGCTGAATCGCCTTGAGTTCCACCATGTCGGAAAGTTCCCAGGCTCCTTGGGTGATGTATCCCTCTATAGCGTGAGTGAGGGCGTCCATTCCGGTGGCCGCCTTCAAGCCTTTGGGCATGGAAGCCATCAGCTCCGAGTCCACGATGGAGAGAATCGGGATGTCGTGAGGATCGACGCAAACGAACTTTCGACGCTTGGCCACGTCGGTGATGACGTAGTTGATCGTGACCTCGGACGCCGTGCCTGCTGTCGTCGGAATCGCGATGATCGGTACGCTTTTCTTCTTTGTGGGGGCGACGCCCTCCAGGGAAAGCACGTCACCATACTCTGGATTGTTGATGATGATCCCGATGGCTTTGGCCGTGTCCATGGGTGAACCACCACCCACCGCCACCAGGCAATCCGCCGCGGCTTCTTTGTACGCCTTCACTCCGGCCTGGACATTCTCGACCGTGGGGTTTTGTTTGATATCGTCGAAAATTTCATAGGCAATACCCGCGCCCTTCAAGATATCCTCGACTTTCGTCGCGACCTTGGCCTTGATCAGATCCTTATCGGTCACGAAAAGAACTTTTTTGAATCCTCTGGCTTTGATCTCGTCTGGAAGAACGGAAACAGCCCCTCCGCCAAAATACGACATTTCATTCAATACCATACGTTGAGTCACCATCGAGTACCCCCCCTATGTTTGAAGTCTCGGGCTCCGCGAGCCCCGACTCCATATTTCTTCACACGATCACACGATGATTTTACCCCAATCTCCGTTGACGATTCCTCCAGCGTTCGCTTCGTCCGTGTCGATGTGAATTTCGTCTGTGAACTCGCTCGATACCCGCAGCAACACTCCCCCAAACCTCAAAGGCCGCCGTCCTTCAAAGATCAACGACACGGTTTGTTTATCCCGTAGCCCGTATTTTGCCGCGAATCCCAAAGAAAGGTGCACGTGGCGGAGCGCCGCGATGGCGCAAGCCCGCTCTATCCACACGCCGTTTTCTGGGTTCTCGATCACGACGGAGGCTGCCCCGGTCAGGTTGCCGGATTCGTTGACGGGGACAATCTCCCCAAGGGTAAAAGAGTCCGTCAACGATATTTCCACCTGCGTCTCCTTCCTGACCGGTCCCAGAATACGCGCGCGCTCCAAGCGGCCCTTGCAGCCCCTTATCGTCACCGTCTCGTCGCAGGCGTATTGACCGGGCAAGAGGTTTTTTATCGGCGTGAGCGCGTGGCCCTTTCCAAAGAGCGTGTCCAAATCCTCCTGCGAAACGTGTACGTGCCTGTTCGACACCCCTACTTTCACGTAAGGACTGCCCATGTATTTATCGACGGCTCTTTTTACGGCCTCGCGCAACCTAGCGGAGTCTAGCGGCATGAAATCCGCCTGCTACTGAAAACCTACACAAAAGTGTAATAGTCCAGATTTTTCTTTTAAGTCTGTAGTAGGCTTTCTGGACTTTGATACGCTGTTTGTATAGGTTCGCGAATTTTACAGCAGCAGGTTTCACCTTCTTTCTATAATTGATTTTTCGAAAGAAATTACGTTAATTATTCTAAAATAGGCTGGACAGGAGTTTCTTGTCCGGCCTGGCGATAACCGTCTTATTGACCAGCATCCCCTCGTCCGCGCGAATCGCCGCCGCCGCGTCCACCGCGCTTCGCACCGACGAGACGTCGCCGGAAAGAACAACAAAACTTTTGCCGCCTATGCCTGTGCCGAGCCGGATATCGACGAGCTCCACCGGAGCGGCTTTCACCGCCGCGTCCGCCGCAATCAACGACGATGTTACGGAAAAAAACTCCATTACGCCGATGGCCTCTATTTTATCTGGAATGCCCGCCATATTGACGGCCAAGATCACCTTAGGGTGAATTTTGGGGAGCACCAAGGATGACACAACAAATCCAGCGCCTTGGGCAACCCCGGTCTGGATCGATTTCTCGACGTTGGCGATCTGCCCATTAATAAGGATGTAGTATTTCCCAGGACACGAGGCCTTCGCGGACATGAGATTGACGCTGGCGGCTTTCAGCATGGAATCCGCTACTTCTATGCCGCGGGCGATGCTGGAAAGCTCCATGAATCCGATAGTGTTCATTACGCGCCTCGTTTCGTTATTTCAATAACACTTCCGACCTCCACGACGACGCCGTCGATGGAGGCATGGACATTAGCGCTGACGCGCCCATCCGCCTCCGCTATAAGCTGGCCCAGCGACACCCGGTCACCGACGTTCACGAGGGGGCGAGCCGGAGCGCCGATATGTTGTTTCACGGGTATCCGCACGCGATCAGGCGAAAGCTCAACGAAACCCTCCGCTTTTTTTTCATAAAGGCTCTGAAGTCCCATTCTCGCCATGATCTTGGGTGGCGCTATTTTTCTGTGCTTTCTCATCTCGTCAGGAACGAGCGGCGCTTCATGTTTTTTTTCATTCGCGTTTTTCGCGTGGCGAACGCCTGCCAGCAACTTTTTCACGTACTTATTGACCTGTCTCGGAGAAAGCCCCATTGGGCAGGCGAACGTCTCGCATACCCCGCACTCGCTGCATATCAGAGCTTCTTTAAGCGTTTCCAGCGCCGGGCTCTCCAACACCGGGTTTTCGGCGGCGAAGTCCATCGCGGCCATGCAACGCATGATTCTATGCGGCCTCAGAGGGTGCCCTATGAGGTGTCGCGGGCATAGTTCTGTGCAGAACGAGCACTGAACGCAGGCTGACTTGGCCCTGTTCAACATCTTTCGCGTTGCCGTATCGTGTGTGCAGGCGTCAAAGTTACCCGAGGCGGGGATCACGATAATGCCCGACGTGGTCTTCGTCACACACTTTGAGTTTATTGCTGAATTTCTTTCTGAATTTCTTCCCGGGTTTATTTCTGAGTTTATTTCTGAGTCGTTTAGGACGGTTCCCATCATGGGGCCGCCGTCGATGATCTTAAAACGCGCGAGCCCGCTGCCTCCACAGGCGTTCAGACATTCGGAAAACGACGTGCCCACCGGTACTTTCAACACCGTCGGACGCGCGACCTCTCCCGCTACCGTCAAGAATTTGTGCGTAACCGGACGACCGCTCAGGGCGTGATAGATATTCCACATCGTGGAGGAATTGGAGACGACGACCCCTACATCCAGAGGAATGCCCGACGGAGGAACCACGCGGCCCGTAACGTCGTACACGATCATCTGCTCGTCTCCCGCCGGGTAGTAATTGTCCAAAGGGAAAATTTCGACACTGGAGCCCAGATGAGCAATGGCGCCTCGGACACTGGCAATCTCCTTCTCGTTCACGGCCTTGATCGCGATGTGGATTTTGTTTGCCGAGACATGCTTCGCCACGGCGGACGCGGCCTCGACGATCTCGTCGGGATGGGTGTTTAGCAGGTATTTATCCGTCGCCAGCAGGGGCTCGCACTCTGCGGCGTTGACGAGCAGGACCTCCACCTTGCAGTCAAGTTTGATGTGCGTCGGAAACCCCGCGCCTCCCGCGCCGACGACTCCGGCGTCTCTTACTCTATCGAGCAGGCTGGTCACGAGCGTATCTGCAGACGCGCTATACAATTCGGAACGAACCAGCCAGTACGCAGCGCCTCACCCGGCAGAAGGACAAAGGGGTCGTGGGTCCCTGACCGGTCGTGGTCGCGATTGTGAACGCGGTGGGACAATCCCCTCCATAGCCGATCGAGGCGAAAGACGGCGCGTTTTTCGTGAAAATCGTCGTTTCCATCATGCGAGCCATAACGCTCATGTGATGGATATTCGTGCTGTGAATAACGGCCGAGTGTCTGAAACCGTGCTCGGCTCGCAGAGAAGCGGCCAAGCCCTCCTCGAAGTCGGCGACACGCGTCATAGGCAGTATCGGCATCAACAATTCCTCCTGGACGAACGGGTGTTTCTCCGGTGTTTCCACAAGAATGATCCGCGCGTTCGCCGGTATCTTCATACCTATTTGCGAGAGGATATACTGGGGGCTTTTTCCCACCATCGCTCTTGAGGGGTTGCCGTTTTTGATGACCAGGGACAGCAGTTTATCGATATCCCGCGGGTTCTTCAGCTCGAAGGCCAGACCGCTTTCGAGCATGTGTTTTTTCAGTTCATCGGCCACGCAGTTGACTACAAAAAGCTCCTTCTCCGCGATGCAGGTGAGGTTGTTGTCGAAGGAACAGCCCATGATGACGTCCAGGGCGGCTTTTCTCAGATCGGCGGTCTCGTCCACCAAAACGGGAGGATTGCCGGGTCCCGCGCCGACGGCGGGTTTTCCCGACGCCAGCGCCGCGTTTACGACGCCTGGTCCGCCTGTGGCCACGACCATTCTGATTTTGGGATGGCGTATTAATTTTTCGAGATTATTCATGCTGGGCTCCGTCAGGGTGACGACCAAGCCTCGCGGCGCTCCGAGTCTTTCGAGGGAACGGGCCACGAGGTTCACCGTGTGGAGGGTCGAACGCGCTGCGGTTGGGTGAGGCGCGAAAACGACGCCGTTGCCACCGGCGATCATACAGATCGTGTTGTTGAAGACGGACGCGACGGGGTTGGTGGAGGGAGTGATGGCGGCTATGACGCCGAAGGGCGACAGCTCTTCCAGGGCCAGCCCATGATCGCCGGTGATGGCGTTTACGCGGAAAAACTCCGGCCCCGGCGTCTTTTCCAGAGCGAGGCGTTTTTTGAGGATCTTGTCATCCACGCGCCCCATGCCTGTTTCTTCGAGAGCCATGATAGAAAGTTCCTTGATCGTCTTTGCGTCCAACAATTCTTTGCGCATTTCATTAATGATTCGGATGCGCTCCTCTAGTAAAAAATCCCACTGCCACGCGCGTTGAGCCTCGGTAGCGGCCTCCAGCGCGTCATCTACGGACTCGTAACCGTTTGTTCCAAGCTCTTTCGATTCGCCCGGTTCTAGTTGATTCAAGAGAGCCATTACTTTTTGCGTCACATCTCTGACGAGCGTTTCTCGTGTGCTCCCATCGACCAACGCGCTCACCTCGCAATATATATATGTAAGATCAAACTGTCTTGGGGCTCTGCCCCAAACCTCGCATAAGGGCCTTGGGCCCTTATGAATCCCTTTTTTACCGATTTACCCAAGCGGTTAGGGCGGCTTCCGCTACGGTCACGTCCTCGTCCACGGTTCCGCCGCTCACGCCCACCGCGCCCACCACACGTCTGCCTGAGTCAGATCCAGAGAAAAGAGGGATTCCTCCACCGAAGACCACCAGGTTTGGATCCGACTGAAGGCCCCAGAGCATCGCCCCCGGTCGCGTTACCTCTGCGAGTTCTGCCGTCGGCAGCCTAAGTTGAGTCGCTGTGAAGGCTTTCTTTTGAGCCAGCCCAACGCTGACGGGCAAAACACCCTCCTGACGCGCGAAGAGCACCAGTTCTCCTCGCGAATCGCAAACAGCCATCGCCATGGGCACTCCCCCCTGCTCCGCCTTTTCCCGCATCGCGCGTAGAAGACGCTCCGCCACTTCAAGTCTCATGTCCATGTCTATCGTTGCCTCCTTTATTGTTCCCTCTTTTATTATTGCCTCTTTTATCGCTTTTTTTTCCAGCGCTTCGGACACGAGGTGGGTGATTCGCTCGATCTTTTCCTCGTAATCCGCCCATTCCGCCAGAGCAAAAACATAGTCCGACAATCGATTGATGACTTTGAGTTCTTCCGCATCCAGTTTTTCTTCGCGTCGGAGCGCAACGGCTTCTCGCTCTGCTCTTCTCAGGGTGGCGCGAGCCAAATGTAGGGCGCCCCCTGCTCGGCTTTCGCCCGGCGTGACGAAAGTATCAGGCATCGGCACGATTTGGCGCGTCGTCTCGATGCGCTTTTCGATGTCCGAGGCGGTGAGGAGCGGCCCTTTCAGGTTGTACAGGGAGATTCTGCCCATCAGACGCGTCATATCAGCCTGAAGCTCATGAATGGCCGGAGCCACAGCGACGGGGGCGAGGGCGCGCGCCAAACCCAGAGCGCTGTTTGCTTCGTCTATCGTGCCGTAAAGAGCGACCCGCCGCGCGTCTTTGGGAACTTTCGTGTTGTTTCCCAGGCGTGTCTCGCCTCCGTCGCCAGTTCTGGTGTAGACCCTACCCACGTTAGAGGACCTCTTTTCTGTTCACGAGGATCTCTTTTCTGTTCACGTCTCTGTTCACCAGGATCTCTTTTCCATTCACGTCGGTTTGATCAATGATACCGATGATCGCCTCGTCCACCGGAGAATCGCGATCCTCCGAGGACGCGTTACGCGCGGACGAACCGGACGAATACAAGACGAACTCTCCCACGCCGACCCCCACGAGATCCACAGCGATAGTGAACTCTCCGCTTCCCGCGAACGGGATCAGCGAACCGTCTGGGCTTGGTTTGAGCTGTTGGACGATGAGGAGCTTATGCCCCGTCAGTCGCTCATGTTTTGGTACGGCGACGACCGAGCCTACGACTTTGCCCAGCTTCACGCGACCACCCCCTCGTTTAACAGCGCCGTCAAGACCTGTTTCACGTCCGCGACGGCGCCGATGAACGCCATCGTGACGATGTGCTGCGGGCAATTACCGACGACCTCCATCACCGTCACAGGGCTGGTTTTCGCTCCCACGTCGGCGGCGTAGCACATTTCAGCGAGCGTCCCTTGGACGAGCAACACCGCGCCCCAGCTCGCGGACTTCAGCGTTTCTTCCTCCGCCGCGGCGCGTCCCACGAGAATCCGCCGTGTCAGGAGCCTTCTCGTCGAAGCCGACGGAGAATAAATACACTTGTGCAAAAGCGCCATGATTAAAAGACTTCCTCGACGCGAATTTTCAGTTGAGTAAGTCTATCGAATGCCTCAGGCGTTAGTCTCGCTCCTTTGGCAAGGCGAATCACGGAGCCACGTCTCATGGACTCCCGCGCGAAAGGCGCTATCTCCACCCAAGAGAACCAGCCGCCGGACACCGTAACCGCCGGGACCTCCGGTATTTTTGATATTTGTGATATTATTGATATTTCTGATGTTGATATTTCTGATGTTGATGTTGTTGTTGTTATTTTTGATAGACCCATAAACTTCATTCCTCGCTGGGAGAGGGATTCTAGAACGCGATCACACGCCCGCGCCCGTTTGGACGACGAGAAGCGAAGCCAGGCGTTGAATGGAGAGGCATCGAAGAGGACGGGGATGGAAGCCTCCAATGCTCCCTCGATCAGGAACGACTCCAAAGAGACGGTCATTCCAGAGGCTACCTCGCACAGTATCCCCGCGTTTCCAGAGGGAACGACGAGCATGTTCAACGTTCGTCCCTCCCCCTCCGATTCTCCCAGTTCTTCGAGAAGTGACACGGTCTGTCCCCAAGGCGTGGGGAGCGTGGGCACGAAAGCCTCATGGCAGTAATGGACCCACCTGAAGCCCTGTTGGCGTTCTAAAAAAACAGGGGCGGCGGGCCACAGAAAGCCGACTCTTTTCTCGTTCAGTCTTTCTATGACCAGTGACGCCAGAGCCTTAATTTTCTCCGGTTCCATTTTTTTCGTTTCCTTTTCTTTCGTTTCCCTTTTCGTTCCAGAGGCGAGTGGCGATGCCCGCGGGAGTCACCATCAATGGATGAGGGCACAACTTCACCTCTGAGCCCACCGCCGCGGACAAAACCTCTTCGGCTCCCGGCAACGCCGCTCCGCCACCCACGGTAATGATGGAGACCTTCCCATAAAAGCCGCTTATTTCAAGATGTTTTCGCGCGATGGTACCCATCTTTTCGAGGGTAGGTCGAAGCAAGGGGACAAGGTTGGGGTTGCGCGCGATATTCCGTTTCAGTTTTTCGGCCTCATCGAAAGGAATTTTCAGCGCGCCGGCAAGAACGAGCGTCATGTGAGTTCCCCCCGTCGGCTCGTCGGCGGAGTAAACGACCTTGCCACCTTGAAGAATTGAGATACCCGTTGTGCCGCCTCCTATATCGACAATGGCCCCGTCGGTGAAACCCAGAGCGTCTGCCGCTGCCGTCGGCTCCTCGTAAAGGCCCTCACAGGGAAATCCCAGAGTCTCCACGACGTTAGCGCAAACTTTGGCCGTTCTTTCGGAAATGCCGGGCGGGTACGCCGCGGCGCCTATGCTGCCTTGCGGGCCATTGCCGTTCAACGAGCGTCCGAACCGACGTTCCAGGCGCTCCAGGCAACGTTGCATCGTAGCCACCGCGGAAAGGTAATCGACGACAACCCCATCCGCGACGGATTCCCCCGACTCTTCCATAGCGGCTCCCACGGGCTCACCCTTTTCGTTCAGGGCGACCAGGACCGTGTTGGTTGTGCCGAGGTCGAAGCCCAAATATAAGCTCTTCCACTCCGTAAGGGCAGAAGTCGCCCCCAGCGACGCTTCGAGTGGCTCCAACAAACCAGGACCATAGGCCCTGGACCCGTTAGCCTTCGGCGGGTTATTCACATTCTGTTCTCCGCTCACGTTGCTCGCTCACCTCCCTGGGGGCCAGGGGACATCCCCCTGGTTATCCGTGTTTTTTTGTATTCTTTCCACGTTTGCCCGGCTTGGGCTTATTCTCCGTCTGCTGTGTTTCATGTTCGGTTGGATCAGTTGGTTCACTTAGATTATTTGAATCACTTGCTTCGCTTGCTTCACTTGAATCACTTAGTTCACTTGAACTACTTGCTTCACCTAGATCATTTGAACTATTTGGTTCACTTGAATATCTTGACGTAAGCTGATCATTTGAATCACTTGATTCACTTAGAGCATTTGGATCACTTGGAGCATTTGAATCACTTGAATCACTTGATTCACTTAGAACATTTGATTCACTTGATTCACTTAGAACATTTGATTCACTTGATTCACTTAGAGCATTTGAATCATTTGGATCACTTGGAGCATTTGAATCACTTGGAGCATTTGAATCACTTGATTCACTTAGAACATTTGATTCACTTGGAGCAACTGGCTCCACATCTTCGTTTTCTTCAGTTTTTAGATAGGCGAGAATCGTTTCTTTGTTCCAGGCCATAATGTTGCCCATACCCTCTGCCGGGCGCGGGATGATGTCCGTCGCCCAGATCCTTGATACGCCACCCGCTGCCGCTTTGGCCGCGTCTATCGCGGCCTTGACCGCGCCCACTTCTCCGCGTATCTTTACGGTGATACAGCCTCGACCTTTCGAGTTCTCCCGCCCTATGAGCTTTACGTTCGCGGCCTTGAGAGCCGCGTCCGCGGCGGCAATGGCGGCCGCGAGCCCAACGGTCTCTATAAAGCCAAGAGCTTTGCCGTCACTCATGTCCGTCCACCCCTTCCGTTTCGTACATAATCGGCTCCCCTTTGGATATTCTGGCGGCCGTCTGACCGAGCCAGCGAAGCCGCGAGGGCGTGTTGACGTCCCGTTCCAGATAAGGCGCATCAGCCACGGAAAACAGAGCAATCGCTCCCTTGCGCTCCGGGCATATCCCTATGCCGGTCTCTAAGCGTGATCGAAGACACGCCACGCGGGCCAGCTCCGAGGACGATCCGGAGCCCACGTTTTTAGCGTTTTGGGTAAACCAAGCAAGAGGCACACCTTCCTCCTCGCACCCGGCGCCTACGGCTTTCGCGTCGCTCTCCTTGAAGGAGGCGTCCGTCACCAACCAGACGGAGGGTTTGTTGTCCGGAAGCGCGTCTTTGCCCGCGCCAACACGCCCAAACCAGGCGCTCATAGCTCCTCCATCGACGAGAGCACAAGCCCCGTGGCAACGGCGTTTCTTGGTCCCTCCGTCGAGCGAATGTTGCCGCGTCCCGCCACGATCCCATAACGGGAAAGCGTGTCTGTTATCATGGTCGGTACCTCGAAATCCTTCGCCGAGCCTCCGACTAGAACGACGTAATCAACAAGGCGTATGTTGTTGCCGGGGGCCACCTGCGATAACGCTCGCAGAGCGTTTTTGACGAAGACCTCGCGCTTTGCCTTGCGCCGAGCCGCGCGGACCCCTTCGACGCTGACGCGAGGTAAGTTCAGAGGTTGGAGCATGTCGTTCTCATGCAACAGAGCGACGCGCCCAAAGACGTTTGGGTCAAGGGGCTTGTCGAAAAAGCGGACCGTACCATCCTCTTGCCGGATGTGAAAAGCGCTTTCGGCTTTGCAAAGTGGATAGCGTTTGATCGCCTCCGCCAGGTCCATGTCCTCTATGCCGAGTTCGCTGGCAATGATCGTGTTGACCATGTTCCCCGCGCCCGCAAGGTGCGTCAAAGTCACGGAACCGTCGGTTTTCATGAACGAGGCGTCGGAGCTGCCGGCGCCCAGGTCCAAAATCGCCACAGGAGGCTTTGTGCCCGGTGTCGTCAACGCACCCCGGATAGCCATGTCGGCTTCGATGCCTCCCACCTCGACCGTCACCCCAAATTCCTCGGAGACGGCCAAGGCGAGCCGCCGCATGGGCAGCTCCTCGGTCTTCACCATCACTGCCAGAGCCACCCCAGATTCCAGGGAAAACTCCCCAGCGACACCGCCGACCACCTTCTGCGGAACCAGAGTGTCCACTGCCAAAAGATCCTGAATGTAGATTTCGCCTATGGGAATGTTCGTCAAATCCGACATCGTGCGGCGCACACGTTCCATCATACCGCCAACGTTTGTTCCGGGCTGCCCAAAGATGTTTTCGACGGGGCGGCAGTCCGTGACCGTATTTTGAACCGCGTCGGCCCCGTCCTCGGCGTTTACCGTGCGTTTCCCCTGGGGACCAATGATGTATAGCTCTCCAGCCGGTATGCGGCGCTCACGAACCTCGCCCAGGGGAGTGCGAATGACAACGGCGGAACGATTACCCACCAGGGCCCGCGCCACCGGTACAATCTGCTTTGTCTCCTCGGGCGAAAGCGCGAAAAGCGAGGCGATATCATAAGGATTCGAGAGCAGCGACACGACACGCCCCGGAGGCGCCACCTCGACGCAGCATCTCATACCGAGGGGCACCCGCTCGATGGCGCTGACTTCATCCACGACCGGGATGACGCGAGGCAGGCGATTCACGATGAGGACTCCGTCGTCGGACTGGCAAATAGCGG harbors:
- the eutJ gene encoding ethanolamine utilization protein EutJ, whose amino-acid sequence is MSGEQNVNNPPKANGSRAYGPGLLEPLEASLGATSALTEWKSLYLGFDLGTTNTVLVALNEKGEPVGAAMEESGESVADGVVVDYLSAVATMQRCLERLERRFGRSLNGNGPQGSIGAAAYPPGISERTAKVCANVVETLGFPCEGLYEEPTAAADALGFTDGAIVDIGGGTTGISILQGGKVVYSADEPTGGTHMTLVLAGALKIPFDEAEKLKRNIARNPNLVPLLRPTLEKMGTIARKHLEISGFYGKVSIITVGGGAALPGAEEVLSAAVGSEVKLCPHPLMVTPAGIATRLWNEKGNERKGNEKNGTGEN
- a CDS encoding aldehyde dehydrogenase EutE; the encoded protein is MSALVDGSTRETLVRDVTQKVMALLNQLEPGESKELGTNGYESVDDALEAATEAQRAWQWDFLLEERIRIINEMRKELLDAKTIKELSIMALEETGMGRVDDKILKKRLALEKTPGPEFFRVNAITGDHGLALEELSPFGVIAAITPSTNPVASVFNNTICMIAGGNGVVFAPHPTAARSTLHTVNLVARSLERLGAPRGLVVTLTEPSMNNLEKLIRHPKIRMVVATGGPGVVNAALASGKPAVGAGPGNPPVLVDETADLRKAALDVIMGCSFDNNLTCIAEKELFVVNCVADELKKHMLESGLAFELKNPRDIDKLLSLVIKNGNPSRAMVGKSPQYILSQIGMKIPANARIILVETPEKHPFVQEELLMPILPMTRVADFEEGLAASLRAEHGFRHSAVIHSTNIHHMSVMARMMETTIFTKNAPSFASIGYGGDCPTAFTIATTTGQGPTTPLSFCRVRRCVLAGSFRIV
- a CDS encoding glycerol dehydratase reactivase beta/small subunit family protein, which codes for MSAWFGRVGAGKDALPDNKPSVWLVTDASFKESDAKAVGAGCEEEGVPLAWFTQNAKNVGSGSSSELARVACLRSRLETGIGICPERKGAIALFSVADAPYLERDVNTPSRLRWLGQTAARISKGEPIMYETEGVDGHE
- a CDS encoding diol dehydratase reactivase subunit alpha: MGIVAGIDIGNATTETALARVEGRNITFLATGISDTTGIKGTLQNVAGLRSSLGMALERAGFRRDEYKAVDLIRLNRAAPVIGDVAMETVTETIVTESTMIGHNPSTPGGIGLGIGVSTPFEDLWQTAEGESVIPVIAAKFDYEIAAAGIAEAMKRGVNVAAAICQSDDGVLIVNRLPRVIPVVDEVSAIERVPLGMRCCVEVAPPGRVVSLLSNPYDIASLFALSPEETKQIVPVARALVGNRSAVVIRTPLGEVRERRIPAGELYIIGPQGKRTVNAEDGADAVQNTVTDCRPVENIFGQPGTNVGGMMERVRRTMSDLTNIPIGEIYIQDLLAVDTLVPQKVVGGVAGEFSLESGVALAVMVKTEELPMRRLALAVSEEFGVTVEVGGIEADMAIRGALTTPGTKPPVAILDLGAGSSDASFMKTDGSVTLTHLAGAGNMVNTIIASELGIEDMDLAEAIKRYPLCKAESAFHIRQEDGTVRFFDKPLDPNVFGRVALLHENDMLQPLNLPRVSVEGVRAARRKAKREVFVKNALRALSQVAPGNNIRLVDYVVLVGGSAKDFEVPTMITDTLSRYGIVAGRGNIRSTEGPRNAVATGLVLSSMEEL
- a CDS encoding microcompartment protein; amino-acid sequence: MALLHKCIYSPSASTRRLLTRRILVGRAAAEEETLKSASWGAVLLVQGTLAEMCYAADVGAKTSPVTVMEVVGNCPQHIVTMAFIGAVADVKQVLTALLNEGVVA
- a CDS encoding EutN/CcmL family microcompartment protein translates to MKLGKVVGSVVAVPKHERLTGHKLLIVQQLKPSPDGSLIPFAGSGEFTIAVDLVGVGVGEFVLYSSGSSARNASSEDRDSPVDEAIIGIIDQTDVNGKEILVNRDVNRKEILVNRKEVL
- a CDS encoding cob(I)yrinic acid a,c-diamide adenosyltransferase, with translation MGRVYTRTGDGGETRLGNNTKVPKDARRVALYGTIDEANSALGLARALAPVAVAPAIHELQADMTRLMGRISLYNLKGPLLTASDIEKRIETTRQIVPMPDTFVTPGESRAGGALHLARATLRRAEREAVALRREEKLDAEELKVINRLSDYVFALAEWADYEEKIERITHLVSEALEKKAIKEAIIKEGTIKEATIDMDMRLEVAERLLRAMREKAEQGGVPMAMAVCDSRGELVLFARQEGVLPVSVGLAQKKAFTATQLRLPTAELAEVTRPGAMLWGLQSDPNLVVFGGGIPLFSGSDSGRRVVGAVGVSGGTVDEDVTVAEAALTAWVNR